A genomic region of Erythrobacter sp. SCSIO 43205 contains the following coding sequences:
- a CDS encoding DsbE family thiol:disulfide interchange protein gives MRLIYLIPLALFLFFAGVAGYQLTQPKDVNIPSQMIERELPDFALEPALEGMPGASRADFIGGKPKLLNIWASWCVPCIAEAPHLERLRQEGVEIIGVAVRDRPEAVEGFLARYGNPYTRIGADDISELMLEIGASGVPETYVIDAAGNIRYQHIGDIRENHVEMLLEKLEEAA, from the coding sequence ATGCGCCTTATCTACCTCATCCCATTAGCACTCTTCCTCTTTTTTGCAGGGGTGGCCGGCTATCAGCTGACCCAGCCAAAGGATGTAAACATCCCCTCGCAGATGATTGAACGCGAGCTTCCCGATTTTGCGCTTGAACCGGCGCTTGAAGGGATGCCCGGGGCGTCGCGCGCGGACTTTATCGGTGGCAAGCCCAAGCTTCTTAATATCTGGGCAAGCTGGTGTGTGCCTTGCATCGCAGAGGCGCCGCACCTTGAGCGCCTGCGCCAAGAAGGCGTGGAAATCATCGGCGTTGCGGTACGCGACCGACCAGAGGCGGTTGAGGGCTTCCTTGCTCGTTATGGCAATCCCTACACCCGCATCGGCGCAGATGACATTTCCGAGCTGATGCTGGAAATTGGCGCATCGGGTGTGCCGGAAACCTATGTAATCGATGCTGCTGGAAACATCCGATACCAACACATTGGCGACATTCGTGAAAACCACGTTGAAATGCTGCTTGAAAAACTGGAGGAAGCAGCGTGA
- a CDS encoding M24 family metallopeptidase, protein MKFAQLLIGLAAILSAPALADTHGPITFAEGDPRVEPAAILPLESRADIIDARLANRLNTLIPKLMREEGIAMWVIMAREYFEEPVIATMLDAKSFNARRRTILVFFDPGAGEDIERLTVSRYGLAGLFEPAWEPDEQPDQWAALADIIAARDPANIAINVSATTRFADGMTKSQYDAMMTALAPEYRERIVSGERLAVRWLETRTSEEVVQYRALVALAHQLISEAMSRKVITPGVTTTREVQWWYRKRIQDLGITPWFHPSFGLQREGEEGILSGDTVIMPGDLLWTDLGLTYLRLNTDNQHLGYVLKPGETEVPAGLQQGLTNSNRVQDILISHMRTGLSGNEILARARAEAIAEGLDPSIYSHPIGFHGHGAGTAIGFWDNQEADPRGEDTLRANTAWAIELTSYSAVPEWGGQRVDFRTEEDAFFDGESVRFLHGRQTAITMIPSD, encoded by the coding sequence ATGAAATTTGCCCAACTGCTCATCGGTTTGGCCGCTATTTTGAGCGCTCCGGCGCTTGCCGACACCCATGGCCCGATCACCTTTGCTGAAGGCGACCCGCGCGTAGAGCCTGCGGCGATATTGCCGCTTGAGAGCCGCGCCGACATAATCGACGCAAGGCTCGCCAACCGGCTCAACACCCTCATTCCCAAGCTAATGCGCGAAGAGGGGATTGCCATGTGGGTCATCATGGCGCGCGAATATTTCGAAGAGCCAGTGATCGCCACCATGCTTGATGCCAAAAGCTTCAACGCAAGGCGGCGGACAATTCTGGTGTTCTTTGACCCCGGTGCAGGAGAGGACATCGAACGCCTTACCGTCAGCCGTTATGGCCTTGCCGGACTGTTCGAGCCCGCTTGGGAACCAGATGAACAGCCGGACCAATGGGCAGCACTGGCCGACATTATCGCGGCGCGCGACCCGGCAAATATCGCGATCAACGTCTCTGCTACGACCCGCTTTGCCGATGGCATGACCAAGAGCCAGTATGATGCGATGATGACGGCCCTCGCCCCCGAATACCGCGAGCGGATTGTCTCCGGCGAGCGGCTTGCGGTGCGCTGGCTGGAGACGCGCACGAGCGAAGAGGTCGTGCAATACCGGGCGCTGGTCGCCCTTGCCCATCAGCTGATTTCAGAGGCGATGTCGCGCAAAGTGATCACTCCGGGCGTGACAACCACGCGCGAGGTGCAGTGGTGGTATCGCAAGCGTATTCAAGACCTAGGGATCACCCCATGGTTCCACCCCAGCTTCGGCCTCCAGCGCGAGGGTGAGGAAGGCATCCTGTCGGGCGATACGGTGATTATGCCGGGTGATCTTTTGTGGACCGACTTGGGGCTGACCTACCTTCGCCTCAACACCGATAACCAGCATTTGGGCTACGTCCTGAAACCCGGCGAAACCGAAGTGCCCGCGGGATTGCAGCAGGGCCTCACCAATTCCAACCGGGTGCAGGACATCCTCATAAGTCACATGAGAACGGGACTTTCGGGTAATGAAATCCTCGCCCGTGCCCGCGCAGAGGCGATTGCGGAAGGGCTCGACCCGTCGATCTATTCGCACCCCATCGGCTTTCACGGGCACGGCGCAGGCACCGCGATCGGCTTTTGGGACAATCAGGAGGCGGACCCGCGCGGGGAAGATACACTTCGCGCCAACACCGCCTGGGCGATTGAGCTGACCAGCTATTCAGCGGTGCCGGAATGGGGCGGACAACGCGTGGATTTCCGCACCGAGGAAGATGCGTTTTTCGATGGGGAGAGCGTGAGGTTTCTGCATGGGCGGCAAACGGCGATCACGATGATCCCAAGCGACTAA
- a CDS encoding tetratricopeptide repeat protein: MDQWLAILALALVSFAIAAFYLRMPRQGFAVFGAALLFGLVGYSWVGSPGQSGSPKQPQVQAEQESGEAMVEARRALFDPTTAKPDYLTLSDGFARRGKFDDAAGLLRQGLRENPDHLEGWLALGMALTGHAEGFVTPAANYAYGKAREIDPSNPGPDFFLGTSLVQTGQIVAGRKVWGRLLENSPDDAPWKAEIERRVERLDEMIANAPMLQ; encoded by the coding sequence ATGGATCAATGGCTCGCGATCCTCGCGCTTGCGCTGGTAAGCTTTGCGATTGCCGCGTTTTACCTGCGGATGCCCCGCCAAGGTTTTGCCGTATTCGGGGCAGCGCTCCTGTTCGGGCTCGTTGGCTACAGCTGGGTGGGCTCTCCGGGTCAGTCTGGCAGTCCCAAACAACCACAAGTTCAGGCCGAACAGGAATCGGGCGAAGCGATGGTCGAGGCGCGCCGGGCGCTGTTCGATCCGACGACGGCCAAGCCTGATTACCTCACGCTGTCCGATGGCTTCGCCCGTCGCGGCAAGTTTGACGATGCCGCGGGCCTCTTGCGCCAGGGTCTTCGCGAAAACCCCGATCACCTCGAAGGTTGGCTTGCGCTTGGCATGGCTCTCACTGGCCATGCGGAGGGCTTCGTCACGCCAGCGGCCAATTATGCCTATGGAAAAGCGCGGGAAATTGACCCCAGCAATCCGGGTCCGGACTTCTTCCTCGGCACTTCGCTGGTGCAGACTGGACAGATCGTCGCCGGGCGCAAGGTGTGGGGGCGCCTGCTTGAAAATTCGCCCGACGATGCTCCGTGGAAGGCTGAAATTGAGCGCCGGGTCGAGCGGCTCGATGAAATGATCGCCAATGCGCCCATGCTGCAATAG
- a CDS encoding cytochrome c-type biogenesis protein, producing the protein MRFLLALIALIAAPIYAQSSMPPAPYAYTQLDDPVLEAEAAALMETLRCLKCQSQSIADSDAPMAGDMRHQVRSRLLAGESPEEVRDWLTQRYGDYVSYEPTVSSTTWPLFAIPVLLLLIVGAVLLRRLGKRSSGSEGSA; encoded by the coding sequence ATGCGTTTTCTGTTGGCCTTGATCGCCCTCATCGCGGCCCCGATTTACGCGCAAAGCTCAATGCCGCCTGCGCCTTACGCCTATACTCAGCTGGATGATCCTGTGCTCGAAGCTGAGGCTGCGGCACTCATGGAAACGCTGCGATGCCTCAAATGCCAGTCTCAGAGTATTGCCGATAGCGATGCGCCTATGGCTGGCGATATGCGCCATCAGGTCCGTTCGCGCCTGCTCGCTGGCGAAAGCCCCGAAGAAGTGCGCGATTGGCTGACGCAGCGCTATGGCGATTATGTGAGCTATGAGCCCACGGTCAGTTCTACGACCTGGCCCCTTTTCGCCATCCCAGTGCTGTTACTCCTTATCGTTGGCGCAGTGCTCTTGCGCAGGCTTGGTAAGCGGTCTTCTGGCTCGGAAGGGAGCGCGTAA
- a CDS encoding potassium transporter Kup: MSETSATAEHSSLDTHSSGHAHGGSKAALAVGAIGIVFGDIGTSPLYAFRETFAGTANVAIDRMHVLGVVSLIFWSMLLVVAIQYVTILMRADNKGQGGSLALVALLSRHMGKSSYGWLVVLLGVFATSLFYGDSMITPAISVLSAVEGLTVVDQGLQQYVIPIALGLLVFLFMLQARGTAKVGALFAPVMIVWFTVLAGLGGWQIIQNPDILWALNPYYAVMFFVTDGFVAFLALGAVVLAVTGSEALYSDMGHFGRGPMRLSWFGFVMPCLLLNYFGQGALIAGLPAEEAAVVVQSPFFLLASEEWRLPLVFLATVATFIASQAVISGAFSITHQAVQMGFMPRLSILHTSETEGGQIYIPVVNWALMVAVILLVLTFQSSSNLASAYGIAVTGAVTIDTLLMGLLFVSVWKWKWWYAAPVVLLFLIVDGAYFAANLTKIPDGGWFPLVVGFVAFTFLTTWARGRKLMRARMSEGSLPIEIFAKSAKNSALRVPGTAIFMASSQAGVPSALLHNIKHNKVLHERVVILTVDIQDEPYVDPDKRCEYTDMGDGFYRAVLRYGFMEETDVPEGLKGMGLYCGGQFDMMHTSFFLSRQTLLASDKPGMPIWREKIFAWMLRNSASAMDFFKLPTNRVVELGSQVEI; the protein is encoded by the coding sequence ATGAGCGAAACCTCAGCAACAGCGGAACATTCCTCATTGGATACGCATTCCAGCGGCCACGCGCATGGCGGTTCGAAAGCCGCTTTGGCGGTGGGCGCGATTGGCATTGTTTTCGGCGATATTGGTACAAGCCCGCTTTACGCCTTTCGCGAAACCTTCGCTGGCACGGCCAATGTCGCGATTGATCGGATGCACGTGCTCGGCGTGGTCAGCCTCATCTTCTGGTCGATGCTGCTTGTGGTGGCGATCCAATATGTGACGATCCTCATGCGCGCCGACAACAAGGGGCAGGGCGGGTCGCTCGCTCTCGTGGCGCTGCTTTCCCGGCATATGGGCAAGTCTTCCTATGGCTGGTTGGTGGTGCTTCTCGGCGTTTTTGCGACATCACTTTTCTACGGCGACTCGATGATTACGCCCGCAATTTCCGTGCTTTCTGCGGTTGAAGGGCTCACCGTCGTCGATCAGGGGTTACAACAATATGTGATCCCCATCGCGCTTGGCCTGCTCGTCTTTCTCTTCATGCTTCAGGCGCGCGGGACAGCAAAAGTTGGCGCGCTGTTTGCCCCGGTTATGATCGTCTGGTTCACTGTCTTGGCTGGCCTTGGCGGGTGGCAGATCATCCAGAACCCGGACATCTTGTGGGCGCTGAACCCCTATTACGCGGTCATGTTTTTCGTGACCGATGGCTTCGTCGCTTTCCTCGCCTTGGGTGCGGTTGTGCTTGCGGTGACAGGTTCAGAGGCGCTGTATTCGGACATGGGGCATTTTGGCCGGGGGCCAATGCGCCTTTCGTGGTTCGGCTTTGTCATGCCGTGCCTTCTTCTCAACTATTTCGGACAAGGCGCGCTTATCGCCGGGCTGCCTGCTGAAGAAGCCGCAGTGGTGGTGCAGAGCCCGTTCTTCCTGCTTGCCAGCGAAGAATGGCGCTTGCCGCTGGTATTCCTTGCAACCGTGGCGACCTTTATCGCGAGCCAGGCGGTGATTTCGGGCGCGTTCTCAATCACCCATCAGGCGGTGCAAATGGGCTTTATGCCGCGCCTCTCGATCCTTCACACCAGCGAGACCGAAGGCGGTCAGATTTACATTCCCGTCGTTAACTGGGCGCTGATGGTGGCGGTGATTCTGCTGGTGCTCACTTTCCAAAGCTCGTCCAACCTCGCCTCCGCCTACGGGATCGCAGTGACTGGGGCGGTGACGATTGATACGCTTTTGATGGGCCTTCTTTTCGTCAGCGTGTGGAAGTGGAAATGGTGGTACGCAGCGCCCGTGGTGCTCCTCTTCCTGATCGTGGATGGCGCTTATTTCGCAGCCAACCTTACCAAGATCCCCGACGGCGGTTGGTTCCCTCTGGTGGTGGGCTTTGTCGCATTTACTTTCCTGACGACCTGGGCGCGGGGCAGAAAGCTTATGCGCGCAAGGATGAGCGAGGGAAGCCTGCCGATTGAGATTTTCGCCAAATCGGCCAAGAATTCCGCGCTGCGCGTGCCCGGCACCGCGATCTTCATGGCCAGCAGTCAAGCCGGTGTCCCGTCTGCGCTGCTCCACAATATCAAGCACAATAAGGTGCTGCACGAGCGCGTCGTGATCTTGACGGTTGATATTCAGGACGAGCCCTATGTCGATCCGGACAAGCGGTGCGAATACACCGATATGGGCGATGGCTTTTACCGTGCGGTGCTGCGCTATGGCTTTATGGAAGAGACGGACGTGCCTGAGGGCCTTAAGGGCATGGGGCTTTATTGCGGTGGCCAGTTCGACATGATGCACACCAGCTTCTTCCTTTCGCGCCAGACCTTGCTGGCGAGCGACAAGCCGGGGATGCCAATCTGGCGCGAGAAGATCTTCGCTTGGATGCTGAGGAATTCGGCAAGCGCGATGGACTTCTTCAAACTGCCCACAAACCGCGTGGTGGAGCTTGGCAGTCAGGTTGAGATTTAG
- a CDS encoding inner membrane-spanning protein YciB, translating to MSETDTKPQGSGWLNVAVDYGPLLVFLGVYRFNAPAEPNAAGELLAIIYGTGAFMVAAVAALLFSKFKLGKVSPMLWLSTALIVGFGALTIFFGDPVFVQLKPTIIYAGFGIALLAGFFTGRALLKILLEAAFEGLSEEGWLKLSRNWGVFFLLLAGFNEALRAYLDFEGWLWAKLWVFLPLTFLFTFTQLPMLLKHGLDVGQNEGDDDEDEAKS from the coding sequence ATGAGCGAGACAGACACAAAACCCCAAGGCTCAGGCTGGCTCAACGTGGCGGTCGATTATGGCCCCTTGCTCGTTTTCCTCGGCGTCTACCGCTTTAACGCGCCAGCAGAGCCCAATGCGGCGGGCGAGCTCCTCGCGATCATCTACGGCACGGGCGCCTTTATGGTCGCAGCCGTCGCCGCGCTCCTTTTCTCCAAGTTCAAGCTTGGCAAAGTCTCACCTATGCTGTGGCTCTCCACTGCATTGATCGTTGGCTTCGGCGCTCTCACCATCTTTTTTGGCGATCCGGTGTTTGTGCAACTCAAACCCACGATCATCTACGCAGGCTTCGGCATAGCCTTACTCGCCGGGTTCTTTACAGGCCGCGCGCTCCTCAAAATCCTGCTCGAAGCAGCGTTCGAGGGGCTCTCTGAGGAAGGCTGGCTTAAACTGTCGCGCAATTGGGGGGTCTTCTTTCTCCTGCTTGCCGGATTCAACGAAGCCCTGCGTGCTTATCTCGACTTTGAAGGCTGGCTTTGGGCAAAGCTCTGGGTGTTTCTCCCCCTCACTTTCCTCTTCACCTTCACCCAGCTACCCATGCTCTTGAAGCACGGGCTTGATGTGGGCCAGAACGAAGGCGATGATGATGAGGATGAAGCCAAGAGTTAA